A segment of the Ipomoea triloba cultivar NCNSP0323 chromosome 1, ASM357664v1 genome:
GGTGCAGTTGGGGCGAGATTATCCACTGATGCATCCACTGTCAGGAGCCTTGTAGGTGATGCTTTGGCTCTAATTGTCCAAAACATAGCAACGGTTGTGGCAGGCGTCATAATTGCCTTCACGGCTAATTGGATCCTAGCATTAGTCGTCCTCGTTGTGGTTCCACTACTAGGCTTGCAAGGCTTTATGCAGATGAGGTTGTATGCAGGATTTAGCGCTGACGCGAAGGTAAATTTACTCCTAACATTAACACTGACCCGAGTCCTTTAATAGTACGTGTTTTGATTgtaacaacaatatatatatataggtgatgTATGAAGAAGCAAGTCAAGTTGCAAATGATGCGGTTGGGAGCATAAGAACGGTGGCGTCGTTTTGTGCAGAAGAGAAGGTGATGGCCATGTATCAGAAGAAATGTGAAGAGCCTGTGAAGCAAGGGGTTAAAGTAGGGCTTATAAGTGGAGGGGGTTTAGGCCTTGGTTCTTTGGTGCTCTATCTTACAAACTCATTTTGTTTCTACATAGGAGCCGTTCTTATCGAACATGACTTAGCAACCTTTCCCGAGGTCTTCAAGGTCAGAATTCAAGAAACAACATAACATGTTGGATTTTAAATTCTAAAAGTTTAGATGTAAAAAGTAAGTTTTGTTTTTGAATTGTCTGGCAGGTTTTCTTTGCACTGGCAATGACTGCTACTGGGGTTTCTCAAGCCTCTGCAATGGCACCAGACCTTAACAAGGCTAAGGATTCAGCAACCTCTATATTTGACATTCTTGATAGGAAGCCTAGGATTGATAGTAGCAGTGAACAAGGTACAACATTAACTACAGTCCGAGGAGATATCGAGCTGGAACACGTAGCATTCAAGTATCCAACTCGTCCCGATATCCAAATTTTCAAGGACATGTGCCTCACTATGCCTGCTGGGAAGGTATTTCTAAATTCATTCACAATTTCTTGCCATAGAGTGCTTGAATTTAacttgttttaattttctttgttgaaaGACATGTGCTCTAGTTGGGGAGAGTGGAAGTGGGAAATCGACGGTGATTGGGCTCGTGGAGAGATTCTATGATCCCGATTCTGGAGAAGTGTTTTTAGATGGTGTTCCAATTAGGAAACTAAAGCTCAGTTGGTTAAGGCAACAAATGGGGCTAGTGAGCCAAGAACCAGTTTTATTCAACGAGACGATTCGAAACAACATAGCCTATGGCAAACATGGGAATGTGACAGAGGAGGAGATAATTGAGGCTGCAAAATCATCCAATGCTCATAACTTCATCTCCTCATTGCCTCAGGGCTATAGTACTCCAGTGGGAGAGAGAGGGACACAGCTATCAGGAGGCCAAAAACAGCGAATAGCCATTGCCAGGGCGATACTTAAAGACCCGAGAATTCTTCTGCTAGACGAGGCTACAAGCGCGTTGGACACACAGTCAGAGCACATCGTGCAGGAGGCGTTGGACCGGGTGATGGTGAACCGGACCACTGTCGTGGTGGCTCACCGGTTAGCAACGATTAAAGGGGCTGACTTGATCGCGGTGGTGAAGAATGGGGTGATTGCAGAGAAGGGGAAACACGACGAGCTTTTGAACATCAAGGACGGAGTTTATGCTTCCCTTGTAGCACTTCACAACAGTTCGACATGAAAATGTTTCTCGTTTCGCTGGAATAAACTGTGATTTCTACGCGAATAACGAATCCATTCTTGCTGGGATTGAAGATGCATTTCCACAGGCCAGACAGCCCCCCAAATGAATACAAACATGCATGTAACATTGTAATGTAATCTTAACATTCTCACTTTAACATGTTTGTTTGTAGATAATGCAGTCTGATCTGCAGATTCTCTGAATATCATGTTGATTTATGTTGTACACCAGAGATTTGTCATTGATATTCTCATATTTTCTACACCCAATCTCAGTATCTTCAGATTATAGTTTAATTTAACTGTCTTTTTCCATCTGCTCATCTATCAAAGTAGCAGTTTTCTAGTGCTAGTATATGCTCAAAAATCTTAAGGACAAGTTAGACTTCATGTTACTCTAGAGCATTTGATGAACTCAAACCATTTATCTCCATGTTAGAGATAGGACTAAGGTTGTTCGATTGTTAAaatgtttgaatttttaatGTATCTCTAAAAAGTTTTAGTTTGTTTAGGAGTCTTGTTAAGTCCTTGAGAATCAAGAAAGAACTTTAACTAAGGCACTCTACTATTGGGATTAATAGAGGTTTTGATGTCTACATTATTATGTTATGGATGAGTCTCAAGTGTAACCGTTTCACAGATCCATTATCCGTAAAATGAATCGAATTTAtattgtactccgtaataaatatgaaaatgtaatacttatgttgAAAAATACTTGTAAATATTTGAATATGCAGACAAAATAGCTAGTATTATTCTAACCAAGGATTGAAACCGTCGTCTCACAAATCTTCATCGCATCTAAAACACTATGGAAAAGAATGGAGTTATTACAGAGAAGGGAAGACATGAGGATTTTATGGAGTTTATGCTTCCTCAGCAGCACTTCACAGTTCACATGAATACAAGTTGAAGATGCCATGATCAGTATTAGATGTATGATCTGATTTATGAATGTCATGTCTAATAAAAAAGATGGCTCTATGTTGGACAATAGACATCTATCATTGATATTTTTACATAATGCAATTTACAAATTTTTCTACTCCTAAAACTCATTCCAATCCTTATACAATCTATCTTTCAACTCCTAAGTCATTTCAATCCATCCCAACCAGCATTTTTAGAAAAGCAGGAATACACTATTGTAGCAATTTCAGAGTTGGAATTCCCACAAAATATTATATCCCACTTTTCCCCAAATAAACTATATAACCCCATTTACATATTTCTTTTCACATCTCAAGTCTCAACATCAGAGTTGTTAACTAGCAGAGAGGTTTGAGGAGAGAACAAAACAAGATATGACTGCAATCCTATTGGAGGATCTCCCCATCTTCGCCATCCCCATTCAAAACTGCTTCATCATCGTCTTCTTCGAGAAAGTCCTCCTTTATGTACAAACCAAGCCTTTCTAGCGGGGTTCTTCCGAAAGAAAAATTGACCCCATATCCACTGCCAAGTAGGTCATCAGGGTATGGACATCGACATAGCCTCTCCAGATCTTTAAGTATCTTCAGATTATCCTCGAATTCAACAGTCTTTTCCATCTATTCAAAGGAGTTGAGGAAAATTTAGAATTCTAAAGCACGaattagacttttttttttccttgtccAATGCATTTCCATCTCTTTTGGCATCGTATAATGACACTCATATATAATGAGACCACGTAGAATTGATTAGCAGATACCTTCTCCAATGCAATTCTGGCAGCTTCCCTTTCTTTCACCCTTCGGATTTTCAACTCAGCTTCTGCCCTCATACGTGCTGCTTCAGCAACTCTAATTTGTTCGTCAATCCTGGCTTTCTCTGCAAAACACAATTTCATTCGAAGAGATGAGATTCGAAAGGAAACAACACAGTAGTGTAGTTGATATTGTAGTATGTCCCACACCGATGCACCTACTATAGTATATTTTTGTATCTTAgaaacacaaacaaaaaatgCAGAAAGCATTCAATTACTCATATTATAGAAACAAGTATATGCTCCTgtcatttgaataaaaaaaaatgtacataaAAATCAAAAGTTTAAACTTAGTATTACTTTTGAACATGTTTAATGTGAATTCAAACCACAACTTCGATATAAACATTGTCTCTCCACAAGATAGTAGTTGTTGGCCAAATATGAAAATCTTGTACACACATATGTTGTACCTGCGAGCTGCTGCTTTTgaagtctctctctctcttgctgCAGCTTCAGTGTGTTAGCTTTATCACCCTGAGcaacacaaacaaaaaacattATGCAGTGTCCTTCCTAccccccaaaaaataaaaaagaatatataaacaatgcatatgAACAGAGATAAAACAAGTGCCCTACTTGTGGCACAAGCACTTGATGTTTTGCTTTGAAAATAGTCTCTGCAAAACGGCTCTTCAGCATGGCAGCACGTCGAGCCTTAGTTGGGGAAAGTTGAGCATCACCAAGTGAAGTGCAACCTATTTACCAGGAGTTATCATCagcattaaaacaaaaaaattaaattaaattccatAGGAAGAAGCAAGTTCTTCATgtctttgaaagaaaaaaataataaaccaaCCTTCACCGATGGTGGTAGTTGTGGCACATGATGAATGATCAGAGCTAGGACTTTCTATTTCCTTTTGCGAACCAGACCCTTTATTGATAGAgattttatgttaatattcacATCATCTGAAATATCTCAGGGCATATAAAAAATGTGTCAATGAGGTGTCCTCACCATTCGAATCCAAAATTAGTTGGCTCCCTGTTGATGAAGACTTCATTTCCCCATCCTAAAAGTAGGTAAAAATCTGACAATCATAActtaaaaaaatgcaaattcaataaataattaagaagGTAAATACTAACCAACTTCAAGGAAGTGCACTGTACTTCTTCCAATACTCTTTTGGATGATAGATCTGGACCAACAAAGGGTATATGAGCCAAAATGGGGAGAAAAGTCTGAACATAGACAGATGAAGCAAAGAAAGAAAAGCAACCATACCCCTAGAAGATGCTGCAGAACAGACACTTTGTTTGTGGCATCTACGCAGACTGTTACCGCTAGAGGCATACTGGGAATCAACCAAGCTCACTGGAGGTTTGGTATTTGCAGAGCCAATAGAATTCCAGTTACCAATGTCTTCCAAGTAAATGGAGTTGCGTGTTGGAGTACAAAACAAAAACTCAATAGCATCATACCTTTGTGGTTAGTTTTCGCAGAAAAAACATGCATCCCTTCTGCAGATTCTGCCTGCATAACAGAACATTAACGACAAATGTTGtgaaaccaaaaatttcagCTCAAATATTTTGAGCATCAAAGTGAACTGGAATGATATGATGGACAGAAAAAGATATCAAAGATGAGAATTTTGAAAAAGGTGGAACAAGTTGAAACAACCAGTAGGTCAAAGTTTACCTTTGCTGCCACGGCATCCAAAGCTGCCACCAATACCCTCTTTAACTCCAATAAAGTTTCATCATCCAATGTGTCAATCTCAacattcaatttttcttttcccaATCCAAACTTTTGGAGTGTGCTCTGCATATTATCAATCACCTTTCCTCTTAATAGCTCAAGAAGCTCCTTCTTTAGCTTCTCTTTGTCCTCAATCCGCATCAACCTCTTTGTCATCGGGTTAACATGCAGTGGTCCTTTCTTTAAGCAAGATTTATTCATATCTTGAAAATCTTTTCCACTCCTATTTGGCAGACACCCCTGTTCAGCACTTCCACTCTTACTCTTCCACTTCGCCTCCATTAATTTCCACCGTTTATTGAAAAGACTATCTAATTCCTTTGCCATAGTATGAAATGCATTGTCGGGAGGGTTATATCTCATACTATTAGCAAAGGTCAAGCGCACATCTGCAGCAAATTCCTCAACACCGAAGTACATATTGCCTTGTAACTTTGATTTGACCGTCCCCAGATCCATAGGTTTAGTGATTATCACAAAATAGTCAGGAATGTTGAAAGCATCAGGATCTACAGGTTTTAGGAATGCCCACCCATGTTTGTGACTCATCAGCACTTGGAGAATGTTTCCACACTGTTGCTTTATACTCCAGTCCATTTTTTGCCGCTTCCCTTTTTCACCATCTAGTGTGCCTTGAGGTCCACGCTTATTCGAGTTGGCTGGTACAGGAAGTTTGAACTTTATACTCACAGGCTTCTTGACAGCATCCACAGAATTCTGTAGATTTTGTACATCACTTTCCTGAGAATCTCTTTCACAATGAGTTCGAACTCCTTTACTGGAGATTTTGATCTTCAACCTCTTCACTACAGCCCCGGTTACAGTCATTGTTGGGGAATTAAAGCTTAAAAAATACCCTTTAATTTCCAGACTGGTACTTAGCCACAATAAACCTGCCATTTAAGGACATCAAAAGGCAATCACAGTTAGTTGTttggatgaaaaatataatcataTGCATGCATAAGAAATCAATACCACGAAacttaataaaaacaaaaacaagaattcATTAAAACCCTAAGCAAAATTCAGACAACGGTCTCCAAATTCCGGAAACAATAAAACACAAAATTACCGATTATTTTAGAAGAAAATCAAATACCTAAATCTCAGACAACAGAAATTTCGAATATTTAAGCCGGAAACAGAAAATTCGATAGACATAAGGATTGAAAAGCCCAGGACATAAACTAAAACCAAGACAGGCAAATTAGTGCAAAATTGAAATCATAAATTACAAATCTTGATTAGCTCAGAGCTTAATTTACAGTAAATTAAACGCGGAGGAGACGGGATTACACTTACATGCAAGGAGCTCAATCAAATCGCCACAGGTTCTTGAGAAGAGAACCGATCGctaaagagagagagatgcaTAGATGCATGAAGGCAaaccaaaaaaggaaaaaaagaatgaatagAGACGCGAAAGGAGAGGAGAGCGAGGGGCTAACGAGGCCCCTCGTCGGAGAAGTCCAAGGCGACGGAGAGCCGGCACGGGAGCAGTGGCGAAAGAGAGTGTGTAAGCAAAAAGGTGAAGAGAGGTTTTAGGGTTTTTGCTGCGCTTCGTttcatcttttaatttttttccttttttctttttcttttattttttcagtcTCTTTCCTTGACGCGTTTAGTCTCGTGTGCGTAAGCCGACTTAGTTAAATGACATTTGTGCCCTTGGATTGGCCGTTGTTCTTTCGGTAGCCTGCGGGGTGATTCCGTATTTTGCTAATCCTTAATTTGGAAACCTGCCTTTCATGAAATCAATTATTTGGTCGTCCGTACGTGGTATTGAATACAAGGATCTATCAATCAATGTAATAGCAAGATTCTCGCTGAGTcactctatttttttattttttttggaaactagTCACTCTAATTTAAATTATACACTATCTCAGCTATCTATTAGATAGGATGACTTTTATGCCTTCAATAAATACATCACATTGAGTATAACTCTTATAATGCGATTACTAAAGCTTAATCATGTGTCATTATCCACTATTTACTATCTAAGAACTAACTGACCTACTTATGTCGACTACCTTTACAAATTTTGTCGAGTCGAGATATGAGGATATATAGGAGGCGAGGAATTTTACCTTTTATGAAcaaaaattcttatttatttaggaAATATTACGATTTTGTCAAACACATTTAATATAaatgaattttatataaaataatgttattatctTTTCTTGATTTTACCTCCTAACTGATATTTAACTCGTACAATATATTGAATAGATGTTACTAAAAAAGtgttaatttataattttatatgtatatttcgATATATTTCCTTATATGTAAAatcattatttgtttttttcttttggtttgaaggtaaacgtagttattccattaattcataacataaaacgtttacatcaatgatcaatgaaatggtaaatcattccttacagtcagacatagaaacaacttttctaactatgctatagaaaacttgaatcacagactgtttcataactatgaagctatgttccttcagggagcttaaagcttcatcaaagatctgggtcttcgttattattcttttttgctcgcccaggataagatcaacacttgtcgaaaccaagtTAAACGattttatgctaatgaaaatgaaaagctcgtgaaagtaacgagaggaaaaatgctcgtgaaactaacgagaggaaaacacaataatagagaaaataaaaagtgggtaattaaagtcaaagtagggttgggagttcaagactaccaacacaaaccccaatacctatctactattattttattcaaagggagagaaaacggaagaagaagatctgtggcagTGGTCGGAGGCGAACGGAgttgcgacggtggtcggggcggaagaagagcgagagcaaacatagaaggtgaccaaaaccgccggctcaaagctccattagagctccggccggaggccgacggtggaagccgaagttgagcagcagagaaagacgtttggttttagagagaaaagggaggcagcattagggttttcaattaaaatcattatttgtTTGACAtcgtaattttaattttatcgtaatattaccatattaaaattatttttagtgatttgggaaaaaaatttaaatgcatAAAATACCatataaaatatcatatttttcaGTTTTGAGCAGGAATGATACAATCGGATAGAGTTTATGAGTTTCATATAATTATTAGGGGTAAACATCAATCCATTATGACTAATAACCGATTAATAACCGAATAATTGATAGTGATTTTTAATTTACGTAATCGATTGAAATCGGCCGAAAATACTCATATAACCGATACTTAATTCAATAAACTTAATTACTTAAACATATTCTGGAATAAACTAACATATTCGTATGAATTAGTGTGTACTTAATTCAATAACATATTCGTATGAAGTTATGAACTAACACCGTAGCATTAACATAGAGTCACAAACAACCCAGCTTATTTCAATAAACTAACacacttaaaagttaaaatcaataattcatatgaattttttaatataacatttaaagtgaacaaatagaattatagaaaattagaaattacCTTGAATATTGGATTTTTGGATTATTGAAATTTTGGAGCCTTGGATTTATGGACTCTGGAGAAACATCGAGCAATtctgtaaatttttaaaaataaaattatgtgtgatttttttttaaatataaatcaaattatcaaagtgaacaaatactcaaatagaaattataaaattagtatGCAAGTTAGTAACTTACCCTTGCCCTTAGAGAATTGGAACTTGGAAGAATCCAGAATCGGGACAAGTTTGAGATGGACGAGGCAGTGAGCGACGATTGGCGACACCGGCCGAAGGTATGAGGCCGTGAGTCTAAAAAAGACGAGCCAACGAGAGATTGAGACTTTGACTCTTTGAGAGAGTCCCGGAGACGAGATTTGAGAGGTTAGGCTTCAAGAGAGACAGTGAGGATTGAGGGTGTGAGAGTGCAGTGGCTGTCTAGCTGAGTTGTATTTTCTCTTTTggcccttttatatatatatatatatatacacacacacacacactagtcgTCGTTAGACATCGCATTTCGTGCAAAGCGTGTGCCGAcgactagtgtgtgtgtgtatatatatatataattattatatgagaaaataaaagcattcataaatacattatttaagtagcaacataatacaattataactCCAAACATAATCATGACaaataaaacattaataataCACAATTAATAACAAAATGTCGTGTATAATATATAGACTATTTTAGTATACTTTTTTCAGTATAACGACAAATTTGAACAATTACTAATATTGGATTGATTAATTCAATGAATATATTCTaggcattaattaattaatccatCACAAACATTGAAGTAGAAATGCATTTTCTAGGCATTTCCATTGGGAAGGGAAGACCAGAAGAGGCTTCAAAACTAAGGAACATCCTTACGACTAATGATGCACAAGGGCAATATACTAACACTAAAACTCCACAAGTTCAAAGAATCATAATGCAACATATCTCGAACTGAACAAGAACATGAACATTTTCTACAGAGACTTCCATATCACCCTGAGAAAATCCATATGTTAAAGTGTTAAACCATTccaaaaaataaacttatttaCATATGTCATAATCAAAGAACTCCAGAGCATGGATATCAAAGAACATTTTTGTTTGGTATGAGAGGATTTCATCATAACAATCGGATTCAATCAGCCCATCCAAAAACACAAGCATCTATAAACAAAAAGTTATCCAATTCTAGGCTAATTAATCCACAATGATCACAGTTCCTCACATTAATTCTTCGGATGAAATTCGACTCCAGTATCTCCAATCATCTATGCCCGTTATATCCACAACCCTTTTGAAGCCATTGAAAGACAAATCTTCTCAGTACTCTTATCCATCCAAACTTTCTGCAGGCAcccaaatatttcaaattttcatcaGAACAATCATCAAATCACTAACAAAGTGAGCCCAAATCATACTAACCAACGTCAAGGAAGTGCACTTACTTCTTCCAATACTATTTTGGATGATAGGTTCTGCCTGCATAACAGAACATTAATGACAAATATTGtgaaaccaaaaatttcagCTCAAATATTTTGAGCATAAAAGTGAACTGGAATGATATGATGGACAGAAAAACATATCAAAAATGAGAATTTTGAAAAAGCTAATTGGGTTGGTACAAGGAAGTTGGAACAACCAGTAGGTCAAAGTTTACCTTTGCTGCCACCAATATCCTCTTTAACTCCAATAAAGTTTCATCATCCAATGTGTCAATCTCAacattcaatttttcttttcccaATCCAAACTTTTGGAGTGTGCTCTGCATATTATCAATCACCTTTCCTCTTAATAGCTCAAGAAGCTCCTTCTTTAGCTTCTCTTTGTCCTCAATCCGCATCAACCTCTTTGTCATCGGCTTAACATGCAATGGTGCTTTCTTTATGTAACATTTATTCATATCTTGAAAATCTTTTCCTCTTCGATTTGGCAGACAACCCTGTTCAGCACTTCCACTCTTACTTTTCCAATTCGCCTCCATTAATTTCCATTGTTTATTGAAAAGACTATCTAATTCCTTTGCCATAGTATGAAATGGATTATCAAGAGGGTTATATCTCACGCTATTAGCAAATGTCAAGCGCACATCTGCAGCAAATTCCTCAACACAGAAGTACATATTGCCTTCTAACTTTGATAGGACAGTCCCCAGATCCATAGGTTTAGTGATTATAGCAAAATAGTCAGGAATATTGAAAGCAACAGGATCTACAGGTTTTAGGAATGCCCACCCATGTTTGTGAGCCATTAGCAGTTGGAGAATGGCTCCACACTGTTGCTTTATACTCCAGTCCATTTTTTGCCGCTTTCCTTTTTCACCATCTAGTGTGCCTTGAGGTCCACGCTTGTTCGAGTTGGCTGGTACAGGGagtttgaactttatattcatctCAAGCTTCTTGACAGCATCCACAGAATTCTGTagattttggacattttcctGAGAGTCTCTTTCACAATGAATTTGAACTCCTTTGCTGGAGTTTGTGATCTTCAAGTTCTTCACTTCAGTCATTGTTGGGGAATTAAAGGTCAAAAATTACCCTTTAATTTCCAGACTGGTACTTAGCCATAATAAATCTGCCATTTAAGGACATCAAAAGCCAAAAACAGTAACTTGTTTGGATGAAAAATGTAATCATATGCATGCATAAGAAATCAATACCACAAacttaataaaaacaaaaacaagaattcATTAAAACCCTAAGCAAAATTCAGACAACGGTCTCCAAACTCTGGaaacaataaaatacaaaattactgATTTAGTTTAGAAGAAAATCAAATACCCAAATCTCAGATAACAAACATTTCGAATATTCAAGTCGGAAACAGAAAATTCGATAAGCATAAGGATTGAAAAGCCCAGGACAAAAACTAAACTCAAGACAGGCAAAAGAGTGCGAAATTGAAATCATAAATTACAAATCTCGATTAGCCCAGAGCTTAAATTACAGTAGATTAAACGGATTATACGGGATTACACTTACATGCAAGAAGTTCAATCAAATCCTCAAGAACCGATCGCTAAAGAGAGTGAGATGCAGATAGTGACTCAGTTACCACTAGATATGAGGATTCGTACCTGATGTCCCAAGGAACTGTATAAGCGTATAACTCTCACAATGTCACTACT
Coding sequences within it:
- the LOC116022951 gene encoding transcription factor GTE12-like translates to MTVTGAVVKRLKIKISSKGVRTHCERDSQESDVQNLQNSVDAVKKPVSIKFKLPVPANSNKRGPQGTLDGEKGKRQKMDWSIKQQCGNILQVLMSHKHGWAFLKPVDPDAFNIPDYFVIITKPMDLGTVKSKLQGNMYFGVEEFAADVRLTFANSMRYNPPDNAFHTMAKELDSLFNKRWKLMEAKWKSKSGSAEQGCLPNRSGKDFQDMNKSCLKKGPLHVNPMTKRLMRIEDKEKLKKELLELLRGKVIDNMQSTLQKFGLGKEKLNVEIDTLDDETLLELKRVLVAALDAVAAKAESAEGMHVFSAKTNHKVSLVDSQYASSGNSLRRCHKQSVCSAASSRDLSSKRVLEEVQCTSLKLDGEMKSSSTGSQLILDSNGSGSQKEIESPSSDHSSCATTTTIGEGCTSLGDAQLSPTKARRAAMLKSRFAETIFKAKHQVLVPQGDKANTLKLQQERERLQKQQLAEKARIDEQIRVAEAARMRAEAELKIRRVKEREAARIALEKMEKTVEFEDNLKILKDLERLCRCPYPDDLLGSGYGVNFSFGRTPLERLGLYIKEDFLEEDDDEAVLNGDGEDGEILQ
- the LOC116022961 gene encoding transcription factor GTE12-like isoform X3 → MTEVKNLKITNSSKGVQIHCERDSQENVQNLQNSVDAVKKLEMNIKFKLPVPANSNKRGPQGTLDGEKGKRQKMDWSIKQQCGAILQLLMAHKHGWAFLKPVDPVAFNIPDYFAIITKPMDLGTVLSKLEGNMYFCVEEFAADVRLTFANSVRYNPLDNPFHTMAKELDSLFNKQWKLMEANWKSKSGSAEQGCLPNRRGKDFQDMNKCYIKKAPLHVKPMTKRLMRIEDKEKLKKELLELLRGKVIDNMQSTLQKFGLGKEKLNVEIDTLDDETLLELKRILVAAKAEPIIQNSIGRKSLDG
- the LOC116022961 gene encoding transcription factor GTE9-like isoform X2 gives rise to the protein MTEVKNLKITNSSKGVQIHCERDSQENVQNLQNSVDAVKKLEMNIKFKLPVPANSNKRGPQGTLDGEKGKRQKMDWSIKQQCGAILQLLMAHKHGWAFLKPVDPVAFNIPDYFAIITKPMDLGTVLSKLEGNMYFCVEEFAADVRLTFANSVRYNPLDNPFHTMAKELDSLFNKQWKLMEANWKSKSGSAEQGCLPNRRGKDFQDMNKCYIKKAPLHVKPMTKRLMRIEDKEKLKKELLELLRGKVIDNMQSTLQKFGLGKEKLNVEIDTLDDETLLELKRILVAAKFTFMLKIFELKFLVSQYLSLMFCYAGRTYHPK
- the LOC116022961 gene encoding transcription factor GTE9-like isoform X1; translated protein: MTEVKNLKITNSSKGVQIHCERDSQENVQNLQNSVDAVKKLEMNIKFKLPVPANSNKRGPQGTLDGEKGKRQKMDWSIKQQCGAILQLLMAHKHGWAFLKPVDPVAFNIPDYFAIITKPMDLGTVLSKLEGNMYFCVEEFAADVRLTFANSVRYNPLDNPFHTMAKELDSLFNKQWKLMEANWKSKSGSAEQGCLPNRRGKDFQDMNKCYIKKAPLHVKPMTKRLMRIEDKEKLKKELLELLRGKVIDNMQSTLQKFGLGKEKLNVEIDTLDDETLLELKRILVAAKAEPIIQNSIGRSKCTSLTLKVWMDKSTEKICLSMASKGLWI